A stretch of DNA from Triticum dicoccoides isolate Atlit2015 ecotype Zavitan chromosome 2A, WEW_v2.0, whole genome shotgun sequence:
GGAGTGGTCAGATGGGCCCCAAAATAGATCATCTTCAGCATTTGACTTGGAACGATTGGAAGGATTGGAACTCATCTGGACAGGGGCAACTGCCTTTGATGGAGAAGACCCGGAAGCTTGCTTAGAAGAAGCATTACCATGATTCCGTTGGTTCACCGAAACCTTTGCTGGAGCAGGTGAGGGTGGTTGTTGCTGGACAACACCTGatctcctttcttcctctctctGAATATCTCTCAAAGACAAAGGTTTGTGCACCTTCGCAGAGTCATTGGACCATGCTGGAGCAGGCGCAAAATTTGTCTGGTCAGTCTTCCAAGGAACAAAATCTCCAAAGGATGGACCACTTGGAGGAGCCGGAAGTATTTCCTTCTCTTGTTTCGCTTGCTTTGAAGATTTGCCCTTTTCAGCTGGTATAGACATAGCTGATGAATCAATGGAACTAACAGGTAATGGGGCTTTGGCTGCAGATCCTTTTGACTTTGTCccctttttcttgttctttttcgaGTCCTTGGCCTCAATGaagtcatcatcatcaaaagcAGGAGCATCAGACTGAACAACAGCAGGTGATAGAGGAGGAAACAACACATCATTAGCATTGCCTATGTTCTCATTGTCTGCATTACTAGACCTTGCCAGAACTTCTTCCGCTaacaaatcatgcaactgacttctCTTGTTCCTGGAGTCACCAGCACTTTCCTGGCCACCCAGTGATTTACCTGCACCCCCAAATTGTTGATCAGAAGATGCAGACATGGTATTCCAAGGACCTGATGGCACAGGAGGCGCTGGCATGGTTATCTTGGCACTGTCCGCAGCTACCCTCTGTGCTCTTAGTTGTTCCTCGGCTTGAATTTCCAGCAGTGATTTAGGCCTGGGTCCTTGGGTAGGTTTCCAACCTTTCTGGCTTGCCGCTGCATGAGGCTCGGATAGAGCACTAGGTTCCCATTCAGCTCTGTTGATAGCATACTCCTCAGGAAGACTTTTGGGCAAATTCACATATGATTCAAAGCCCAGCGGAGGTCCAACTGCTCTAGAAGAGCTTTCCACTCTGGCAGTGGAACCCCAAAAAAGTTCGTCTGTGTCATCTGGCAAACCATGCTTAGTAACAGCCTGATTTGAAGCATCAACTTCACCTTCTAGTGTTGGATGTTGAGAAACTGTGTTTGGAGCTCCTTTGCCAACATCTACAGCTGTctgtttcttcttctgcttctttttcTTTTCAGCTTTCTTTGTCTCTTGTGCATCAGGAGTTTTTGCATCAGTTGTCATAGTTAGCTCAACTGCATCAAGGGTATTTGTAATTTCCTGGACACGATTATGAGGTGACATGATCTCTGATATTTGATTCAGTGGTGTCTCAGGAAAACCCTTAGCTTCACTAAGAGCTGAACTGCTAGCCTCTGTAGATCTTAAACTTGAAATATTTGCAGGCTTACTTTCAACTTTACCTATTCCAACTTGCTGATAGTTTCCAGAAGCCTCCTCATACCTTTCTGCAACTTCTGTTTTCATCATATTGACCATACTTGCACTAAGTTGAGTGTTATCACTTGCCGAGTTTCCCAACTTCTGAGGATGGGAAAACCGTTCTTTCGAAGGTGCGCCCATAAAAAATTCATGAGGCAATGGCACAGTAGGTACAGAGCTTTGTGATGTTCCAACACCCTCCATACCCCTCATACTCATAAATGCTTGACTAGATCCCTGGGGTTTACCATGGTTAGTCAAAATACGATCAGCTTCAAGAACCTCTTGAATTGTTCGAACACCAAGATTCATAGAATCACCAGCTGGCAATGTAGTATGCTTCGACCCATAAGGATCATCAAGCTGTTGGTTGGGATGTCCATGAGGTGCAACGTGAGAAACTAGGTGCTGTTGTTGCAGCAACAACTGCTGTTGCTCAAGCTGTAGTCGTTGTTgcagctgctgctgttgctgttgctgctgctgctgaagcaATATCATCTTGTCCAACATTGAGAGTTGTGGTTGAGGTTGAGGTGCCACTGGCGGCTGTGATTGCAACTGTAGTTGTGATAGCAGATACTGTTGTTGAAACATGTGCAAGAGTTGTGGGTCTTGAGATATCTCAGCAAGCAACTTCTCTGATGGCAAATGAGAGAGAGGTGGCTGGTTCTGTGGCATGAAGTTCTGTTGTTGAACAGCAGTAGCCATTTGCTGAGAGTTCTGAAGATTTTGATGCATGTTAAGTGGCCCTTGAGTGAGATCCACATGAAGGTTAGGATTAACATTTCGGGATTCGGGATAGTTTGACCATGGTGGCAATCCCGCAGGTGCTTTAGGTTTCTCTGCAGAATGCAGCATAGCAAGCAAGTCAACATTTTGAGATTGTGATGCTTGACGAGATGGATCAGCCATTGAACTGGGTACTTTAGAGTgcagagtagacacttctgaagctGTATCTTTGTTTTGTGCCTGTGCTGCTGGAATACCATCTGCAGACCAATATGGAACAGCATTTTGGGAAGATTTTTGTCTTTCCAACAATCTCTGCTGTGCCAAAAGATAATTCATGCTATTCCCCATCTCGCCTCCGGCCATCGCAATGTTGCCAAAGCTACTGCTGTTATATTCATTCAGCCCTAATTCCAAAAGGAGATATGGTGTCAGACCAGAAAGTACGCATGACAAGTAGCAGAGATAACTAGAAAATATATGGAATGAACTAGACGAATAGGGCTCCTGCCAGTATACATACCTCCAGTCATAGCAGCTGAAGGACCTTGCATACCATTAGACATCAGTGACTCCAGAAAACGATTCTGAGCTTCAACAGCACCGCCATTCCTGCTTGGCCCACTGTTAAAAATACCGACACCAGCTGATCCGCTATGTGTGCTGCTGGAGCTGACAAATTTCCCTGTAGGTGGAGTCTCCGGCATTAGCATATCACTTGATTTTGTGCTGCTAAACCCTGGAGGTGGCCCTGCCTTTGCTCGTAGGTGAGGCATAACATCTCCAAGCATTAAGAAAGGCGCATCAGGAGGAGCATTTGCAACTCGAACCAGTAAATCAATACCAAAATAACTAGCCTCAAACCAGCCAATGATGTCAGCACCAGAAAATGGGCCTTGAATTCGACCTTGTGGATCTTTGTAGTATAAAGAGAGATTTTCTGGATTAGGATAAGGTTGAATAGGACTGGTCAACTCATCAACACCTGTCATCCCGACTACTTTACTTTCTTGATCAAAGACATTGGGCATTTGCTGCGGAAAGTCGGATGGGCCAAGCCTATGGTCTCCAATAAACCGAGATCTTTGTGGAACAACATAGCTAGGTGTCTCTGTACGCAGCGAATCAACATTTCCAGGAACACCTGTCAAAAGATAAACAGAGGTGAGTTTTTAAAATGCCGAAAGGATTTATAGAAGCTGTGCAAGCATTCAGCAAAGGACAACGATAGAATACCAACTAGTTAACTACCAAAAAATGGCAAGCAGTTCAAAGTAGCTAAATAAGATACCATGAAGAGGTCATCACGATGAATTAGTTTGCTTAGAGTACTATATCTTAGAACACATGCAACCGCAAGCCTCAAATTTTGTAACCAATTTATAATGTAATATGGAATAGAGGATAAACTTATAAACTTAATGCCAGAAAAACAAAGGAATACTTCAAGGAACAAAGGCATATCTGGATACACCATCCAGAGAATCTGGTACTAGATCTCGAAAATAATCTCAGAAACCCCTACTGAGTATACCATGTTGAATTACTCCTATTATATGGATAGACCTGGGACTAAAACCGTCCTAAAAATTGAAAAGAGGCATGTTCCACAAAATGTGAATGCGTAAACCATGTGGACTGATTATTAAGTTGTGAACCAAGACCATGAGCAGTACGCATATTCGAAAAGTTAAGATATGCTGGAGAACATCTGGAAGACTCCCCAAGTTATGAAAGGTTAGATCTTTCATAAATGACAAACCCACTATACATGCAACTGAACACAAAATCATCTGTATGTAATCACTTGAAATTCGCTAGCTAAGGAGCACACAATAAACATAAAGAACTGTGGAAACAGTGAGTAAGATATGGCACCCCTGAGACTTCCAGCTGTTTCTCCCTTCAAATCATCTGCACTTCCAGGTTGATCATCTCTACCACCTGGTCAATGGGGGGGCATTCAGTACAAAATGGTAACATATTTGGATGTTTATGCCACAAACAAAGTATGAAAACTGCATCAAACCTAATTTAGATTGTTTTGACGGCACCACATCAGAATTACTTTTCCCAACAGGCCCATCTTTGGAAACCTGATGGACACCACTGTTTATGATTTCCCCTTTGTCAATTGCTTTTAAAATGACCTACAAATATAAGAACTGTGAGACATGAAGATCATATACATAGTATAATTGCATGATAGTAAGATCATCCTAGCTGAGAAAAATAATAGGATTAGCTTTACCGCTTCGTCAGTCGTTGGAGCAAATAATGCTAAAGGCTCCAACATTTCTTCTTGCATAAATGCAGACCCTTCCTCACAAACATCAAAAGGCATCTTGAAGTCAGTAACATGGGAAGTTGTTCTGTATATGTCAAGCAGTTTCATCCTACTATATCTAAATGATGTGCGATCCCCTGATGCACCACCAGGTCTGTCAGAAAGTAGACCAAGATGGAATGGACGTGAAGATCCAGTACTGCCAGCATTTGTGCTACCAGAACTAGGGGTAAATTTTCCACGAGAACCTGAAAAACCTGTGATTTCATTGTCTGGTTTCCCTCTACCATACCCATACAAAGAAGGTGGTTTTTGTGATATCTGTGAGGGgtgataagaagaatcaccccggcCACGGCCCACAGGATGACTAGACTTCCATGATCGAGAAATGTTATCATCTCTCTCAGTATCCTTGTCATGAATGTTGCCATCTTTCCCATGTGCAACAAACTGTGAAAAACCTTTTTCACGGGAAGCATCACCCTCCTTGCCCGAATCACCCCAGCGATCACGCCAATTTTCAGACTCCTTATCATTGGAACCCCAACGAGTAATCCACTTGCCTTCACGGCGTTGGTCATAGTTGCCCTCCTTGTTACTGGAATCACCCCAACGTTCCTGTGGAGCACGACGGCCATCCACAGAAAACTTGGACGAGTCATCTGACCATTTTTCTACCTTGCGTGTATCAGCTTGTTCCTTGTCTGTCTCCCTCCAGCGAACCCACCGAGGGCCTGAATTTGGTTCCCGCTCATCATCACGCCAACGGTCACAACGCGCAGTTTCACCATCAAGCACAGAAGCCCTGAAGACATCCTTTTTCTTCGCACTGGAGTCCATGTCTTCACCATTACCTGATGTCTTTGTAGCATCTGAGCGTGAACCCTGTGAACTGGGCTCCTGCAACAAACAACATTACATAAATCACCATCCTGTGCACAAACTACTAAGAAAGTCTACTATCAATCTAGATGATATTGTACTGCCATGTTCACCACGCAGGCCTAGTGTTAAGATGTCCAGCTGTTCAACTTTAGTTATTGCCCTTAATCCTAAAACCGTAAACATGTTTTGGCCTACCTTCATAAGCCACTGAGGAGAAAGGGGCATGCCAGTATCCAGGCCTTGCTTCTCTGTGAAAAACAAAGTTACGATGAATAAGACACTGTGAAAAACAAAGCTACAATGGATAAAACAGGAGACATGCTATActgataaaaataaaacagaaaacatgCTCTAAAAACTGTAAGACACATAAACTGGACAACCAAAGAAATGATCAATGGTTAGACAAGATAAAGACACAATAAAGATTTTAAACAGCATATACCTTGCATGAAAGTAATTGGACTGGAGGGTTGTGCATATACTAGTTGAACACTAACTGATTTTTGCCACAGATCCACACtaataccatagattgcaaaaaagGTACCAGGTAGCAGCTTATAACTACACAGCTATGCCCACAAATTGAGCAAACAGTCAGTA
This window harbors:
- the LOC119354639 gene encoding protein ESSENTIAL FOR POTEXVIRUS ACCUMULATION 1-like; the protein is MAASPDRANDDLRRRLAVDTPPPPQIAKEKQGLDTGMPLSPQWLMKEPSSQGSRSDATKTSGNGEDMDSSAKKKDVFRASVLDGETARCDRWRDDEREPNSGPRWVRWRETDKEQADTRKVEKWSDDSSKFSVDGRRAPQERWGDSSNKEGNYDQRREGKWITRWGSNDKESENWRDRWGDSGKEGDASREKGFSQFVAHGKDGNIHDKDTERDDNISRSWKSSHPVGRGRGDSSYHPSQISQKPPSLYGYGRGKPDNEITGFSGSRGKFTPSSGSTNAGSTGSSRPFHLGLLSDRPGGASGDRTSFRYSRMKLLDIYRTTSHVTDFKMPFDVCEEGSAFMQEEMLEPLALFAPTTDEAVILKAIDKGEIINSGVHQVSKDGPVGKSNSDVVPSKQSKLGGRDDQPGSADDLKGETAGSLRGVPGNVDSLRTETPSYVVPQRSRFIGDHRLGPSDFPQQMPNVFDQESKVVGMTGVDELTSPIQPYPNPENLSLYYKDPQGRIQGPFSGADIIGWFEASYFGIDLLVRVANAPPDAPFLMLGDVMPHLRAKAGPPPGFSSTKSSDMLMPETPPTGKFVSSSSTHSGSAGVGIFNSGPSRNGGAVEAQNRFLESLMSNGMQGPSAAMTGGLNEYNSSSFGNIAMAGGEMGNSMNYLLAQQRLLERQKSSQNAVPYWSADGIPAAQAQNKDTASEVSTLHSKVPSSMADPSRQASQSQNVDLLAMLHSAEKPKAPAGLPPWSNYPESRNVNPNLHVDLTQGPLNMHQNLQNSQQMATAVQQQNFMPQNQPPLSHLPSEKLLAEISQDPQLLHMFQQQYLLSQLQLQSQPPVAPQPQPQLSMLDKMILLQQQQQQQQQQLQQRLQLEQQQLLLQQQHLVSHVAPHGHPNQQLDDPYGSKHTTLPAGDSMNLGVRTIQEVLEADRILTNHGKPQGSSQAFMSMRGMEGVGTSQSSVPTVPLPHEFFMGAPSKERFSHPQKLGNSASDNTQLSASMVNMMKTEVAERYEEASGNYQQVGIGKVESKPANISSLRSTEASSSALSEAKGFPETPLNQISEIMSPHNRVQEITNTLDAVELTMTTDAKTPDAQETKKAEKKKKQKKKQTAVDVGKGAPNTVSQHPTLEGEVDASNQAVTKHGLPDDTDELFWGSTARVESSSRAVGPPLGFESYVNLPKSLPEEYAINRAEWEPSALSEPHAAASQKGWKPTQGPRPKSLLEIQAEEQLRAQRVAADSAKITMPAPPVPSGPWNTMSASSDQQFGGAGKSLGGQESAGDSRNKRSQLHDLLAEEVLARSSNADNENIGNANDVLFPPLSPAVVQSDAPAFDDDDFIEAKDSKKNKKKGTKSKGSAAKAPLPVSSIDSSAMSIPAEKGKSSKQAKQEKEILPAPPSGPSFGDFVPWKTDQTNFAPAPAWSNDSAKVHKPLSLRDIQREEERRSGVVQQQPPSPAPAKVSVNQRNHGNASSKQASGSSPSKAVAPVQMSSNPSNRSKSNAEDDLFWGPSDHSKQDKKQSEFPSLASQSKSSMTKDQSSVNRHKSQASKLPLSTAPSANLIGKGKAEAANKQTEAMDFRDWCDSEWSRLTGTNDTSFLEFCIKQSTAEAEMLLRENVGSLDRNGQFIDRFLNYKAFLSTDVIEMAFRAPSNRAPRLNPASAAKGGPSAEAEQDTGGKKKGKKGKKVSAAVLGFNVVSNRIMMGEIQNVD